A single Oncorhynchus clarkii lewisi isolate Uvic-CL-2024 unplaced genomic scaffold, UVic_Ocla_1.0 unplaced_contig_4449_pilon_pilon, whole genome shotgun sequence DNA region contains:
- the LOC139402016 gene encoding RING finger protein 11-like: MGNCLSSQGADDLSLLNESQEASVPGEPPPPYQERVQAPVYHPTPSQTCLASQLTEEEQVRIAQRIGLIHHLPRGIFDPGSEPSDKKVKECAICMNDFEYGDPIRFLPCLHIYHEDCIDTWLMRSFTCPSCMEPVDAALLSSYETN, encoded by the exons ATGGGGAACTGTTTGTCTTCGCAAGGCGCCGACGACTTGTCTCTCCTCAACGAGTCCCAGGAAGCCAGTGTTCCAGGGGAGCCCCCACCGCCTTACCAG GAGCGTGTCCAGGCGCCAGTGTACCACCCCACCCCCAGTCAGACGTGCCTGGCCAGCCAGCTGACAGAGGAGGAGCAGGTCCGTATCGCCCAGCGGATTGGCCTCATCCACCACCTCCCCAGAGGCATCTTCGACCCCGGCTCTGAGCCCTCTGACAAGAAAGTCAAAGA GTGTGCGATCTGCATGAATGACTTTGAGTACGGCGACCCCATCCGGTTCCTTCCCTGCCTGCACATCTACCACGAGGACTGCATCGACACCTGGCTGATGAGGTCCTTCACCTGTCCTTCCTGTATGGAGCCTGTGGATGCCGCCCTGCTCTCCTCCTATGAGACCAACTGA